In the genome of Kluyveromyces marxianus DMKU3-1042 DNA, complete genome, chromosome 1, one region contains:
- the MET17 gene encoding bifunctional cysteine synthase/O-acetylhomoserine aminocarboxypropyltransferase MET17, translated as MPSHFDTLQLHAGQEKTADAHNPRAVPIYATTSYVFNDSKHGAQLFGLETPGYIYSRIMNPTNDVLENRIAALEGGAAGLVVASGQAAQTLAITGLAHAGDNIVSTSFLYGGTYNQFKVAFKRLGIEARFVDGDQPEDFEKLFDEKTKALYLESIGNPKYNVPDFDKIISVAHKHGIPVVVDNTFGAGGYFVQPIKYGADIVVHSATKWIGGHGTTIAGVIVDSGKFPWKEYPEKFPQFSKPSEGYHGLIFNDAFGPLAFIGHVRTELLRDLGPALSPFSAFLLLQGIETLSLRAERHGQNALKLARHLEKSPYVSWVSYPGLESHSHHENAKKYLQNGFGGVLSFGVKDLPNADAETDPFKAAGAQVVDNLKIASNLANVGDSKTLVIAPYFTTHQQLSHEEKLASGVTKDLIRVSVGTEFIDDIIADFEESFKTVFKGVVPQ; from the coding sequence ATGCCATCTCACTTTGATACTTTGCAATTGCACGCGGGCCAGGAAAAAACGGCTGACGCTCACAACCCAAGAGCTGTGCCAATTTACGCAACCACATCATATGTGTTCAATGATTCCAAGCATGGTGCCCAAttgtttggtttggaaACTCCAGGTTACATTTACTCTCGTATCATGAACCCAACCAACGatgttttggaaaacaGAATTGCTGCCCTAGAAGGTGGTGCAGCCGGTTTGGTTGTCGCATCTGGTCAAGCTGCCCAAACCCTTGCCATTACCGGTCTAGCTCATGCTGGTGACAACATCGTTTCCACATCTTTCTTGTACGGTGGTACTTACAACCAATTCAAGGTTGCTTTCAAGAGATTGGGTATTGAGGCCAGATTTGTTGATGGTGATCAACCAGAagactttgaaaagttgtttGACGAAAAGACCAAGGCTCTCTACCTAGAATCTATCGGTAACCCAAAGTATAACGTTCCTGACTTCGACAAGATCATCTCTGTTGCTCACAAGCACGGTATTCCAGTTGTTGTCGACAACACTTTTGGTGCTGGTGGTTACTTCGTTCAACCAATTAAGTACGGTGCAGACATTGTCGTCCACTCTGCTACCAAGTGGATTGGTGGTCATGGAACCACTATTGCAGGTGTTATTGTGGACTCTGGTAAGTTCCCATGGAAGGAGTACCCAGAAAAGTTCCCTCAATTCTCTAAGCCATCTGAAGGTTACCATGGTTTGATCTTCAACGATGCCTTCGGCCCATTGGCTTTCATTGGCCACGTGAGAACAGAATTACTAAGAGATTTGGGTCCAGCTTTGAGTCCATTCTCTGCTTTCTTGTTGCTACAGGGTATCGAAACTTTGTCTCTAAGAGCTGAAAGACATGGTCAAAACGCCTTGAAGCTAGCCCGCCATCTAGAGAAGTCCCCATACGTTTCATGGGTCTCTTACCCAGGTTTGGAATCTCATTCCCATCACGAAAATGCCAAGAAGTACCTACAAAACGGTTTCGGTGGTGTTCTATCCTTCGGTGTTAAAGATCTTCCAAATGCAGATGCTGAAACTGATCCATTCAAGGCTGCTGGTGCTCAAGTTGTCGACAACCTAAAGATCGCTTCTAACTTGGCTAACGTTGGTGACTCCAAGACACTAGTCATCGCTCCATACTTCACTACCCATCAACAATTGAGCCACGAAGAGAAGTTAGCCTCTGGTGTTACCAAAGATTTAATTCGTGTGTCAGTAGGTACCGAATTCATTGATGACATCATTGCCGATTTCGAAGAGTCTTTCAAGACTGTCTTCAAAGGTGTTGTTCCTCAATGA
- a CDS encoding zinc finger protein (C2H2-type) yields MLSRNGENMSQSNMNLPTLAKICDGNKKSHESGFESQLQHKQELPPVNSLLEKCRSVSLGYSEGSTAKIRNSMSGAPSHSINLPSFKNEVQGQQPNNVHIKFPNNMDQRGFQSSLIYHEPRRPTSIVVPMVVPVLMRFNTDSVSSDGNICPTYMVPPTGNERAGVDGMLNPYPNLLPETTHPYSMHPTTTGLTSMMSTSSGPKALHNFAHSPKGSNVLLNQSLSYPGPQEYFYTPVNNTFGGRNPPIITENNVQGLCRPNADQIHSSDDKRHMFTSNIPTYAPGDSMATKPRTEISTYGINEESSKMVPDNQHGYTHVDQGEFMESDHLISPNYTDSGSNKSSIQRRTCPVCKKLCSRPSTLKTHLLIHSGALPHKCPFPNCHRRFNVKSNLTRHIRSRHKFDKS; encoded by the coding sequence ATGCTAAGTAGAAATGGTGAAAATATGTCTCAATCGAATATGAATTTACCAACTTTAGCTAAGATTTGTGatggaaataaaaaatcTCATGAATCAGGGTTTGAGTCACAATTACAGCATAAGCAGGAACTACCGCCTGTTAATTCGCTGCTAGAAAAATGTAGATCAGTTTCTTTGGGATATTCGGAGGGAAGCACTGCGAAAATACGAAATTCCATGAGCGGAGCACCTTCCCACTCAATAAATCTGCCCTCTTTTAAAAATGAAGTGCAGGGACAACAACCGAACAATGTACATATTAAATTTCCTAATAACATGGATCAGCGAGGATTCCAAAGCTCCCTCATATATCATGAGCCGCGAAGACCAACATCAATCGTGGTTCCAATGGTAGTACCTGTTTTAATGCGTTTTAATACTGATTCTGTTTCATCGGATGGAAATATTTGCCCAACTTATATGGTACCACCTACTGGTAATGAAAGGGCGGGGGTGGATGGAATGCTTAACCCATATCCTAACTTGCTCCCCGAAACGACACATCCATATAGTATGCATCCTACAACTACAGGACTTACTTCTATGATGAGTACCAGTTCAGGCCCAAAAGCGTTACACAATTTTGCTCATTCACCTAAAGGTAGTAATGTCTTGTTGAACCAGTCATTGAGTTATCCGGGGCCTCAAGAGTACTTTTATACGCCTGTGAATAATACCTTTGGAGGTCGGAATCCTCCTATCATTACAGAAAATAACGTACAAGGACTGTGTAGGCCAAATGCTGATCAGATACATAGTTCTGATGATAAAAGGCACATGTTCACTAGTAATATACCAACTTACGCTCCAGGAGACTCAATGGCTACGAAACCTAGGACTGAAATTTCAACATATGGAATCAATGAAGAGTCATCTAAAATGGTCCCGGACAATCAACATGGTTACACACATGTGGACCAAGGAGAATTTATGGAGAGCGACCATTTAATTTCACCGAACTATACGGATAGTGGTTCTAATAAATCATCAATTCAGAGAAGAACGTGCCCGGTCTGCAAGAAGCTCTGTTCAAGGCCCAGCACTTTAAAGACGCATTTATTAATCCATTCAGGAGCATTACCACACAAATGCCCCTTTCCAAATTGCCACAGAAGATTCAATGTGAAAAGTAACTTGACTAGACATATTAGATCTCGTCACAAATTTGACAAATCTTAA
- the PRP19 gene encoding E3 ubiquitin-protein ligase PRP19 — protein MFCAISGKPPVKAVLSPNSKCIFEQHLLEQYIDQNGTDPITNDALKKSDLIEINTTPHQLSLSETLDSATIANNYSIPSLLNTLQKEWDAVMLENFELRKQLDSCKKSLSDALYRYDAVAATAAKAFVERDQLRQELTELTSSLSVVENEEKSSESLLSEFSKEISTNSQHYITSFKKSKRKLQHFNHMQTKDAVEFTGSIVVNKNRHVDISQRSMVVKDNEKAYVFGLKDSEIEVNPNIEYLVEYNGKLYGFIDNHLIRYDIESRNMVGDDLIEGIQTPVIFLGFPEHITEAYFIFVSSNGMVYGYSTHKKELFTIKELELENHVEFVSYHKDGGLLAVGNETSGVIVLNLLAPDSNPIKFPVSFAVTKVEFGLNGYWMFVFGKSELCVFDLRKEVGTLAMDQISFDEPISTVEIDDTGKGLLVNTIDGKIRWFEHVKGQSFVEKSILSIESGSLKEMVLLKTIENDNYLLKALSDNKCITYELSSIK, from the coding sequence ATGTTTTGTGCTATCAGCGGAAAACCGCCAGTCAAGGCTGTTCTTTCACCTAATTCGAAATGCATCTTCGAACAACATCTACTGGAACAATATATCGACCAGAATGGTACTGACCCTATAACCAATGACGCACTTAAGAAATCCGATCTAATTGAGATAAATACAACACCTCATCAACTATCCCTTTCAGAGACCTTGGATTCTGCTACCATTGCGAATAACTATAGTATTCCAAGTCTGTTGAATACTTTACAGAAAGAATGGGATGCTGTTATGTTGGAGAATTTTGAGTTAAGAAAGCAATTGGACAGTTGCAAGAAAAGTTTGAGCGATGCCTTGTACAGATATGATGCAGTtgcagcaacagcagcgAAGGCTTTTGTGGAACGTGACCAGCTCAGACAAGAACTTACAGAGCTTAcatcttctctttctgttgtagaaaatgaagagaaaTCTTCGGAGTCGCTGCTATCAGagttttcaaaagaaatatcCACTAATTCCCAGCATTATATCACCAGTTTCAAGAAGTCTAAGAGAAAACTACAGCACTTCAACCACATGCAAACTAAGGATGCTGTTGAATTTACTGGTTCAATTGTAGTCAATAAAAATAGGCATGTGGATATCTCTCAAAGGTCTATGGTAGTGAAAGACAACGAAAAAGCATATGTATTTGGGCTTAAAGACTCTGAAATCGAGGTAAATCCAAATATTGAATATCTGGTGGAATACAATGGTAAGCTATACGGATTTATTGACAATCATCTAATCAGATATGATATTGAAAGCAGAAATATGGTAGGAGATGACCTTATTGAGGGCATTCAAACCCCAGTGATATTTTTAGGGTTTCCAGAACACATAACAGAGGCctactttatttttgtaAGCTCAAATGGAATGGTGTATGGTTACAGTACCCATAAAAAAGAGTTGTTTACTATTAAAGAATTAGAGTTAGAAAATCATGTTGAATTTGTTTCCTATCATAAAGACGGTGGATTACTTGCAGTTGGGAACGAAACTAGTGGGGTAATAGTTCTTAACTTACTCGCTCCAGATAGTAATCCTATCAAGTTCCCAGTATCGTTTGCTGTGACTAAAGTTGAATTTGGCTTAAATGGTTATTGGATGTTCGTGTTTGGAAAGAGTGAATTGTGCGTTTTTGATTTAAGGAAAGAAGTTGGAACACTGGCAATGGATCAAATTTCCTTTGATGAACCAATTTCAACTGTCGAAATTGATGATACCGGTAAAGGATTGCTTGTCAATACGATTGATGGGAAGATTCGCTGGTTTGAACATGTCAAAGGTCAATCGTTTGTTGAAAAGTCCATCCTTTCCATCGAAAGTGGAAGCTTAAAAGAGATGGTATTGTTAAAAactattgaaaatgataattATTTACTAAAGGCCCTCTCAGATAATAAATGCATAACATATGAATTAAGTTCAATTAAATAA
- the COX19 gene encoding Cox19p — translation MSANPGNSLKALSPTPPERGSFPLDHDGECTTQMQEYLNCIKLVKGENAPNCRLLAKKYLKCRMDNRLMDKDDWKHLGLPSDKSDSVSDVERNATDKK, via the coding sequence ATGTCGGCCAATCCTGGAAATTCCCTAAAAGCATTGTCACCAACACCACCAGAGCGTGGCTCCTTTCCTTTAGACCATGATGGTGAATGTACTACACAAATGCAGGAATACTTGAACTGTATCAAACTTGTTAAGGGAGAAAATGCACCAAATTGTAGGTTACTCGCTAAAAAATACTTAAAATGCAGAATGGACAACAGGTTGATGGATAAAGATGATTGGAAGCATTTAGGGTTGCCATCAGATAAATCGGATAGTGTGTCAGATGTGGAACGTAACGCTACAGATAAAAAATAG
- the GPX2 gene encoding glutathione peroxidase — MSGDFYSYTCEERDGSEFPMSKLRGKVVLIVNVASKCGFRMQFGELQDLYREFQNQGLEILAFPCNQFINQEPGTDEEIGKFCQEYYGVTYKVMKKCKVNGGDAIPLYNYLKDQKPGTLSFKFIRWNFEKFLVDRSGKVIKRYSTLVKPKDMRDDIIKLLNGEEV, encoded by the coding sequence ATGTCTGGGGACTTTTATAGTTACACTTGCGAGGAAAGAGATGGATCAGAGTTTCCGATGAGCAAACTTCGGGGTAAGGTGGTGTTAATAGTCAATGTGGCTTCTAAATGTGGATTCAGAATGCAGTTTGGAGAATTACAGGATCTGTATCGTGAGTTCCAGAACCAGGGGCTTGAGATTCTTGCCTTTCCTTGCAATCAGTTTATTAACCAGGAACCGGGtacagatgaagaaatcgGAAAGTTTTGTCAAGAGTATTATGGTGTCACCTATAaagtaatgaaaaaatgCAAAGTCAATGGAGGTGACGCCATCCCACTATATAACTATCTCAAAGACCAAAAACCGGGCACATTGAGTTTTAAATTCATAAGGTGGAACTTTGAGAAGTTTTTGGTGGATAGATCTGGAAAGGTAATAAAACGATACTCCACACTAGTAAAACCTAAAGATATGAGAGATGATATCATTAAACTATTAAATGGGGAAGAGGTTTGA
- the ENT4 gene encoding Ent4p, protein MSLFKGLRKLAQSTTQLKARKATDSDEINGATGALMNELSVLTYSDKSANEIYDVIRKRLINGSSRLKNSHESVVQVLKTLTLIQYLLDNGSEDFVNWMKRHLAYIETLKDYHGYENRDLSKVRQIRALSQDIARSLKEGEILEKRRSDIVMFRSSMSTPGRKSTDNSHLSNQFRVNSAPDEEILHQIDPGLQTRSLDLQRRKSSRYSYDRLRYLSTLKEEDDTM, encoded by the coding sequence ATGTCATTGTTTAAAGGGCTCAGAAAGCTTGCACAGAGTACAACACAGTTGAAAGCTAGGAAAGCTACCGATTCCGACGAAATCAATGGTGCTACGGGAGCTTTGATGAATGAATTGAGTGTTTTGACATATAGTGACAAAAGTGCTAATGAAATTTACGATGTCATTAGGAAGAGATTAATAAATGGTAGCTCCCGATTGAAAAATAGCCATGAGAGTGTGGTACAGGTCTTGAAAACATTAACACTTATTCAATACTTGCTAGATAATGGGTCGGAAGATTTCGTCAACTGGATGAAACGACATTTAGCGTACATTGAAACCCTAAAGGACTATCACGGATACGAGAATAGAGACCTGTCGAAGGTAAGACAAATACGAGCTCTTAGTCAGGATATCGCTCGgagtttgaaagaaggCGAGATacttgaaaagagaagatCAGATATTGTGATGTTTAGATCCAGTATGTCAACTCCGGGGAGAAAGTCTACAGACAACAGTCATTTAAGTAATCAGTTCCGAGTGAATTCTGCTCCAGATGAGGAAATATTGCATCAGATTGATCCAGGTCTACAAACGAGATCATTAGATCTccagagaagaaaatcatCGAGGTACAGTTATGACAGACTACGATATTTGTCCACCttaaaggaagaagatgatacGATGTAA
- the BPT1 gene encoding ATP-binding cassette bilirubin transporter BPT1 — MNRLIVETYHSNKIEDPTNLPLPPFDLDIPEATRIIQANWEYECWTERHSILLAVLKSVGGRIAIAVSYEFLRTVLAILQPQILKKFIEAFNPESNELPRLNAYFVAVGLFILNVSCTVLRNQFFINIFQAGMKIRGSLMSMIYQKTFRLSAEARDEKGSGDIMNLMSVDVIRIQRFFENAQTMIGAPTQLIGVLISLYFFLGTATLGGLVSIGIMIPLYSYLTEIYKRMFKAQMKYKDRRIKTISEILNSIKSIKLYAWEKPMLERLGHVRNDLELKNMKKIAIVSNLMSFIWDIVPVFVTSSTFLLFSYLTGQVLTPQVVFPAMTLFGMLNQCVYTIPEMINNIIEIGVSLKRLKSYLLAEELDDSFIERTEANDVDPTVEINNATFLWKSVKQSERSDANDDEEASVSSPGVALRDIEHFSAKRAELTCIVGRVGSGKSTFLKAILGLLPCVPNDATPQIKPKLTIRAKSLAYCPQQPWIMNSSFKDNILFGFKYDEAMYKKTIKACQLVPDLKILPDGDQTIVGEKGISLSGGQKARLSLARAVYARADLYLLDDILSAVDSHVCKNIIEQVLDRNTGLLKNKTVILTTNAINVLQHSNMIYLLKNGMIVEGNSYDSVMSTESANGEKSFLREIIEEYALNEKEKEEQEADTDAESKSKSPRNDSDYLLSSDEDNEEEIIPLQPLVDLENAKATDANAVIAFEEEQEDPQLAKVVSRRASVATLKPRPLIDVNKDDRKTAQKAETKEEGRVKKSVYIAYMKACGFFGVLIVFILMIATKLLGLGNNFWLKYWSESNQTNGGNDHIWKFMIVYSLIGMASAAFDVTRIIVMIFFCSLRAAKQLHNQMAHSVVMAPMSFFETTPVGRIVNRFSTDINSIDEDFKNIVALFLHSVFDYLITITVIVISMPWFLLVNTFLLAIYYYYQMFYVVLSRELKRLTSISYSPVMSLLGETLGGYVVINAYNHADIFNYYHFQNVQTNVNFIFNFRSTNRWLSMRLETMGAFIILITSLMALGTLGTTHPISAGLIGLLMSYVLQISSSLMWIIRMLVNIETTIVSVERVLEYRDLEPEGVRVVEGNTPPKDWPSKGEIKISNYTTKYRANLDPVLKDIDVNIKPQEKIGVVGRTGAGKSTLTLALFRILEPFEGSISIDGIDISTLGLYDLRSRLAIIPQDAQAFEGTVRSNLDPFNYHTDAEVWRALELSHLKPHIERIVKELGDDEEKPADLLQTKISDNGGNLSMGQRQLLCLSRALLNPSKILILDEATAAVDRETDKIIQETIRSAFKDRTILTIAHRIDTVMDSDRILVLDKGELKEFDTPENLLENKESLFYSLCEKGGYLKN; from the coding sequence ATGAATAGATTGATTGTAGAGACTTATCACTCTAACAAGATTGAAGACCCTACAAACTTGCCTCTACCACCTTTTGATTTGGATATTCCAGAAGCTACCAGGATAATTCAGGCAAATTGGGAATACGAGTGCTGGACTGAAAGACATTCTATCTTGTTGGCCGTGCTAAAATCAGTAGGTGGAAGAATCGCCATTGCTGTTTCTTACGAATTTTTGAGAACTGTTCTCGCAATCCTTCAACCAcaaattttgaagaagtttatTGAAGCTTTCAATCCTGAATCTAATGAACTTCCCAGACTAAACGCATATTTTGTCGCAGTTGGATTGTTCATATTGAATGTTTCATGCACGGTGCTTAGAaatcaattcttcatcaatatcttcCAAGCAGGTATGAAAATTCGTGGTAGTTTGATGTCCATGATTTACCAAAAGACTTTCCGTCTTTCAGCAGAAGCTCGTGATGAGAAAGGAAGCGGTGACATCATGAATCTAATGTCTGTGGATGTTATTAgaattcaaagattttttgaaaatgctCAAACTATGATCGGTGCGCCTACTCAATTAATTGGTGTATTGATTTcactttatttcttcttaggTACTGCTACTCTTGGAGGGCTCGTGTCCATTGGTATTATGATTCCCCTGTACAGTTACTTAACTGAAATTTACAAACGTATGTTCAAGGCGCAAATGAAATATAAGGatagaagaataaaaactATCTCAGAAATTTTGAACAGTATTAAATCAATTAAACTATATGCATGGGAAAAGCCAATGCTTGAACGCTTGGGTCACGTTCGTAATGATCTagaattaaagaatatgaagaaaattGCGATCGTAAGTAACCTTATGTCCTTTATATGGGACATTGTTCCAGTTTTTGTCACAAGTTCAaccttccttcttttctcatACCTAACGGGACAAGTCCTTACTCCACAAGTTGTTTTCCCAGCAATGACTTTGTTTGGTATGCTAAATCAATGTGTTTACACCATCCCAGAAATGATCAATAACATAATTGAAATAGGTGTatcattgaaaagattaaagagTTACTTGTTGGCGGAGGAGTTGGATGATAGTTTTATTGAGCGCACTGAAGCAAATGATGTGGATCCAACTGTTGAAATCAATAATGCCACATTTTTGTGGAAATCAGTTAAACAAAGTGAAAGGAGTGATGCcaacgatgatgaagaagcttctgtttcttcccCTGGTGTTGCATTAAGAGATATTGAGCACTTCTCAGCTAAGAGGGCAGAGTTGACATGCATCGTGGGTAGGGTTGGTTCTGGTAAGAGTACTTTTTTGAAAGCTATATTAGGTCTCTTGCCTTGTGTTCCAAATGATGCTACCCCACAAATTAAGCCAAAACTCACCATTAGGGCAAAATCTCTAGCTTACTGTCCTCAACAACCATGGATTATGAACTCGAGTTTCAAAGATAATATTCTCTTTGGCTTCAAATATGATGAAGCTATGTataagaaaacaattaagGCATGTCAATTGGTACCAGACTTGAAAATTTTACCAGATGGTGATCAAACTATAGTCGGTGAAAAAGGTATCTCTTTATCTGGTGGTCAAAAAGCAAGATTATCTTTGGCAAGAGCTGTATATGCGAGGGCAGATCTTTATCTGTTAGATGATATCTTAAGTGCTGTTGACTCTCATGTCTGCAAGAATATCATTGAACAAGTCTTGGATAGAAACACCGgtcttttgaagaataagaCTGTTATATTGACTACAAATGCTATTAACGTTTTGCAACATTCCAATATGATATAtttattgaagaatggTATGATTGTTGAAGGTAATAGTTATGATAGTGTCATGAGTACAGAATCAGCTAATGGTGAGAAATCTTTCTTGAGGGAAATCATCGAAGAATATGCATTAAACgaaaaggagaaggaagaacaagaggCAGATACCGATGCTGAAAGTAAATCAAAATCTCCCAGGAATGACTCTGATTATCTTTTATCCTCAGATGAAGATAATGAGGAAGAAATCATACCTCTACAACCTTTGGTGGATTTGGAAAATGCTAAAGCAACTGATGCTAATGCAGTGATAGCGTTTgaagaggaacaagaagatcCACAACTTGCCAAAGTTGTTTCTCGTCGTGCTTCTGTTGCTACGTTGAAACCAAGGCCATTGATTGACGTGAACAAAGATGATAGAAAAACTGCACAGAAAGCtgaaaccaaagaagaagggagAGTTAAAAAATCTGTCTATATTGCTTATATGAAGGCATGTGGTTTCTTTGGCGTGTTGATAGTATTTATCTTGATGATAGCCACAAAATTATTGGGACTAGGAAACAATTTCTGGTTGAAATATTGGTCTGAAAGTAACCAAACCAACGGGGGTAATGATCATATTTGGAAATTTATGATTGTCTATTCGCTGATTGGTATGGCCTCTGCAGCTTTCGATGTCACGAGAATCATCGTCATGATATTCTTCTGCTCCTTAAGAGCTGCAAAACAACTTCACAACCAAATGGCACATTCCGTGGTTATGGCGCCAATGTcattttttgaaacaaCTCCGGTTGGCCGTATTGTTAACAGATTCTCTACCGATATTAATTCTATCGATGaagatttcaaaaatattgtCGCATTATTTTTACATTCAGTGTTTGATTACCTAATTACTATCACTGTTATCGTTATCAGCATGCCTTGGTTCTTGCTTGTCAATACCTTTTTGTTAGcaatttattattactatcaAATGTTCTACGTTGTCCTCTCCCGAGAGTTGAAAAGACTAACTAGTATATCTTATTCTCCTGTGATGTCTCTTTTAGGTGAAACTTTAGGTGGATATGTTGTGATCAATGCTTATAATCATGCTGATATATTCAATTATTACCATTTCCAGAATGTTCAAACGAATGTCAACTTTATTTTCAACTTCAGGTCGACAAATAGATGGTTGTCAATGCGTTTGGAAACAATGGGTGCCTTTATTATACTTATCACGTCATTGATGGCTTTGGGTACCCTTGGAACAACTCATCCAATAAGTGCTGGTTTGATAGGTCTTTTGATGAGTTATGTCTTACAAATTTCCTCCTCTTTGATGTGGATCATTAGAATGTTGGTAAATATTGAGACTACGATTGTTAGTGTGGAAAGAGTGCTTGAATATCGTGATTTGGAACCAGAAGGTGTGCGTGTTGTTGAAGGCAACACTCCACCAAAGGATTGGCCATCAAAGGGTGAAATTAAGATTTCTAATTATACTACGAAGTATAGAGCTAACTTGGATCCAGTTTTGAAAGATATTGACGTGAACATTAAACcacaagaaaaaattggtgttgttggtaGAACTGGTGCAGGTAAATCAACACTAACATTGGCTTTATTCCGGATCTTGGAGCCGTTCGAAGGCAGTATATCTATCGATGGCATCGATATATCTACTCTAGGCTTATATGACTTGAGAAGCAGACTTGCTATTATTCCACAAGATGCCCAAGCCTTTGAAGGAACCGTGAGAAGTAACCTTGATCCATTTAATTATCATACAGATGCTGAAGTCTGGAGAGCTTTGGAATTATCGCACCTAAAACCTCATATCGAACGTATTGTTAAAGAATTAggagatgatgaagaaaagccaGCAGATTTGTTGCAAACTAAGATTTCTGACAATGGTGGCAATTTGTCAATGGGCCAAAGACAGTTGTTATGTCTTTCTCGCGCTCTTTTAAATCCTTCAAAAATCCTAATTTTAGATGAAgctactgctgctgttgatAGAGAAACCGATAAGATTATTCAAGAGACTATTAGAAGTGCGTTCAAAGACCGGACTATTTTAACGATTGCTCATCGTATTGATACAGTCATGGATAGTGATAGAATTTTGGTGTTAGATAAGGGTGAACTCAAAGAGTTTGACACCCCAGAAAACCTTTTGGAGAATAAAGAGTCTTTATTCTATAGCTTATGCGAAAAGGGTGgatatttgaagaattaa